A genomic region of Equus caballus isolate H_3958 breed thoroughbred chromosome 1, TB-T2T, whole genome shotgun sequence contains the following coding sequences:
- the TMEM72 gene encoding transmembrane protein 72 isoform X2, which yields MKLQVFWTGLEYTCRLLGIATAAVLIGVGTETFIQGQFKSLAFYLLSIGAAISVCEGAYFVAQLLAICFQCQPGSLAYRAREKACWLGCFQKFLAYILLSVACFLHPVLVWHVTIPGSMLIITGLAYFLLSKRKKSKAAPKVLASPEQYTDPSSSATSTTGSGDTEQTYTFHGALKEGPGSLFIHMKSILKRTKKPNTFQRPDTLTELTLEPADSLAKKKQDCCTEDQTHHFS from the exons TGTTGATCGGCGTGGGCACTGAGACCTTCATCCAGGGGCAATTCAAAAGCCTGGCTTTCTATCTACT GTCGATAGGAGCTGCCATCTCCGTGTGCGAAGGGGCCTACTTTGTAGCTCAGCTTCTGGCCATCTGCTTCCA GTGTCAGCCAGGGTCCCTGGCCTACAGAGCAAGGGAGAAGGCCTGCTGGCTGGGCTGCTTCCAGAAGTTCCTGGCCTACATACTGCTGTCCGTGGCCTGCTTTCTCCACCCTGTTCTGGTCTGGCATGTGACCATCCCAG GCTCCATGCTCATCATCACTGGTCTGGCCTACTTCCTGCTGagcaagaggaagaagagcaaagctgCCCCCAAGGTGCTGGCCTCCCCAGAGCAGTACACAGACCCCTCCAGCAGTGCCACGAGCACCACTGGCTCTGGGGACACCGAACAAACCTATACCTTCCACGGGGCCCTCAAGGAGGGGCCTGGCTCCCTCTTCATCCACATGAAGAGCATCCTGAAGCGGACCAAGAAGCCCAACACCTTCCAGCGCCCAGACACCCTGACGGAGCTGACTCTGGAGCCAGCTGACTCGCTGGCCAAGAAGAAGCAG GATTGTTGCACGGAAGATCAGACACATCATTTTTCATAG
- the TMEM72 gene encoding transmembrane protein 72 isoform X1, whose protein sequence is MKLQVFWTGLEYTCRLLGIATAAVLIGVGTETFIQGQFKSLAFYLLSIGAAISVCEGAYFVAQLLAICFQCQPGSLAYRAREKACWLGCFQKFLAYILLSVACFLHPVLVWHVTIPGSMLIITGLAYFLLSKRKKSKAAPKVLASPEQYTDPSSSATSTTGSGDTEQTYTFHGALKEGPGSLFIHMKSILKRTKKPNTFQRPDTLTELTLEPADSLAKKKQVHFEDSVVRIIPSLAEGLDDGDSEPEETTSDTTPIIPPHQAPLFLPSLTGTGLF, encoded by the exons TGTTGATCGGCGTGGGCACTGAGACCTTCATCCAGGGGCAATTCAAAAGCCTGGCTTTCTATCTACT GTCGATAGGAGCTGCCATCTCCGTGTGCGAAGGGGCCTACTTTGTAGCTCAGCTTCTGGCCATCTGCTTCCA GTGTCAGCCAGGGTCCCTGGCCTACAGAGCAAGGGAGAAGGCCTGCTGGCTGGGCTGCTTCCAGAAGTTCCTGGCCTACATACTGCTGTCCGTGGCCTGCTTTCTCCACCCTGTTCTGGTCTGGCATGTGACCATCCCAG GCTCCATGCTCATCATCACTGGTCTGGCCTACTTCCTGCTGagcaagaggaagaagagcaaagctgCCCCCAAGGTGCTGGCCTCCCCAGAGCAGTACACAGACCCCTCCAGCAGTGCCACGAGCACCACTGGCTCTGGGGACACCGAACAAACCTATACCTTCCACGGGGCCCTCAAGGAGGGGCCTGGCTCCCTCTTCATCCACATGAAGAGCATCCTGAAGCGGACCAAGAAGCCCAACACCTTCCAGCGCCCAGACACCCTGACGGAGCTGACTCTGGAGCCAGCTGACTCGCTGGCCAAGAAGAAGCAGGTACACTTTGAAGACAGTGTGGTCAGAATCATCCCGTCCCTTGCTGAAGGCCTGGATGATGGGGACAGCGAGCCAGAGGAGACCACCTCTGACACCACCCCCATCATCCCTCCCCACCAGGCCCCActcttcctgccttctctcaCGGGCACTGGCTTATTCTGA